In the Devosia sp. SL43 genome, one interval contains:
- a CDS encoding glutathione S-transferase family protein translates to MLVDGKWTENWQPVQASDAKGGFVRQISGFRHWVTPDGSAGPTGDAGFAAEAGRYHLYVALICPWASRTLIARKLKGLEHLISISVVNPRLSDHGWAFGGYPGADLDALNGASFMHQIYTKADPHYTGRATVPVLWDKKLGTIVNNESADIVRMLNSGFGDLASGPNLYPEALRSQIDALNADIYPRLNNGVYRAGFAVTQLAYEEAFDDVFSMLDSLEKRLQAGEPFLFGNAVTEADIRLFVTLVRFDAAYHGLFKCNLRRLADYAALSIYLATMMAVPGVAETVSIEHIKAGYYSIKALNPNGIVPKGPDLPGLAHVSLKAKN, encoded by the coding sequence ATGTTGGTTGATGGCAAGTGGACGGAAAACTGGCAGCCGGTGCAGGCCAGCGACGCCAAAGGTGGCTTCGTGCGGCAGATTTCAGGCTTTCGCCATTGGGTGACGCCTGATGGCAGTGCCGGGCCGACCGGCGATGCGGGCTTTGCTGCCGAGGCTGGCCGTTACCACCTCTATGTCGCCCTGATCTGCCCATGGGCGTCTCGCACCTTGATTGCGCGCAAGCTCAAGGGTTTGGAACACCTAATTTCCATCAGCGTCGTCAACCCGCGTCTTAGCGACCATGGTTGGGCTTTCGGCGGCTATCCCGGCGCCGATTTGGATGCGCTCAACGGCGCGTCTTTCATGCACCAGATCTATACCAAGGCCGATCCGCACTACACCGGCCGGGCTACTGTCCCAGTGCTGTGGGACAAGAAACTCGGCACCATCGTCAACAACGAGAGCGCCGATATCGTGCGCATGCTCAACTCTGGCTTCGGCGACTTGGCAAGCGGCCCCAACCTTTACCCCGAGGCCTTGCGCAGCCAGATCGACGCACTCAATGCCGATATCTATCCGCGCCTCAACAACGGCGTCTATCGCGCCGGCTTTGCCGTGACGCAGCTGGCCTACGAAGAAGCCTTCGACGACGTATTCTCGATGCTCGATAGCCTCGAGAAGCGCCTACAGGCCGGTGAGCCCTTCCTCTTCGGCAATGCCGTGACCGAGGCGGACATTCGCTTGTTCGTCACCCTGGTCCGCTTCGACGCTGCCTATCACGGCCTGTTCAAGTGCAATCTGCGACGGCTGGCGGACTATGCCGCGCTCAGCATCTATCTGGCCACCATGATGGCCGTGCCGGGCGTCGCCGAGACGGTCAGCATCGAGCACATCAAGGCCGGCTACTATTCTATCAAGGCACTCAACCCCAACGGCATCGTGCCTAAGGGACCAGACCTGCCGGGCCTAGCGCACGTTTCATTGAAAGCGAAAAATTGA
- a CDS encoding alpha/beta hydrolase encodes MAALGQAMAPDLPGVIFESPDAPHSSGRGREWFSVAGVAVDNRAERVLAARPSFDTVIDSLIQKHGIAGELDRVVFVGFSQGSIMALDALASGRWPVGAIVAFSGRLASPTPLSPSTTTPLLLVHGDADPVMPFAEAQKAVDQLNPFGVAVQIAIERGLGHQVSPHGLELAVAFIRDALS; translated from the coding sequence ATGGCCGCGCTCGGCCAAGCCATGGCACCGGACCTCCCTGGCGTGATCTTCGAAAGCCCCGATGCGCCGCATTCGAGCGGTCGCGGACGGGAATGGTTCAGCGTCGCCGGCGTAGCGGTGGACAACCGGGCCGAACGCGTGCTGGCTGCGCGTCCTTCGTTCGATACGGTCATCGACAGCCTGATCCAGAAGCATGGCATCGCGGGCGAGCTGGATCGCGTCGTGTTCGTTGGTTTTTCACAAGGCTCGATCATGGCACTGGACGCGCTGGCGAGCGGCCGTTGGCCCGTCGGCGCCATTGTCGCCTTCTCCGGGCGCCTAGCATCGCCGACACCGCTATCGCCATCGACAACGACGCCATTGCTGCTGGTGCATGGGGATGCCGATCCCGTCATGCCCTTTGCCGAAGCCCAAAAGGCGGTAGACCAGCTCAATCCATTCGGTGTCGCAGTGCAGATCGCCATCGAGCGGGGCCTTGGCCATCAAGTGTCTCCGCATGGTCTGGAACTGGCCGTCGCATTCATACGAGACGCGCTTTCCTAG
- a CDS encoding AAA family ATPase: protein MSIAVEQPADPWQRTTTEHGFAADEVISALQKSIRRGMIDNALLLGWEMYATSPELEDKLWARLCVIAVEDIGMGNPQAPVLIETLFQQHRRYDRPSGDRFLFAVHAIRMLCGSDKDRTSDDMVNWAMRGTQLGELRADIPDFARDMHTLSGQKMGRDYRFFMEEASRVVPEMPNKEQRYRDWIMAALADGRLS from the coding sequence ATGAGCATCGCCGTTGAACAACCCGCCGACCCCTGGCAACGCACAACCACTGAACATGGCTTTGCTGCCGACGAGGTGATCTCGGCGCTGCAGAAATCCATCCGCCGCGGCATGATCGACAATGCCTTGCTCCTGGGCTGGGAAATGTATGCGACAAGCCCGGAACTGGAGGACAAGCTCTGGGCAAGGCTATGCGTCATCGCCGTCGAGGATATCGGCATGGGCAACCCGCAGGCGCCGGTGTTGATAGAGACGCTGTTCCAGCAGCACAGGCGCTACGACCGCCCCTCGGGTGACCGTTTCCTGTTTGCAGTGCACGCTATCCGCATGCTGTGTGGTTCGGACAAGGACCGCACCAGCGACGACATGGTCAACTGGGCCATGCGTGGCACCCAACTCGGCGAATTGCGGGCCGACATCCCCGACTTTGCGCGCGACATGCACACATTGTCCGGCCAGAAGATGGGCCGCGACTATCGTTTCTTCATGGAGGAGGCGAGCCGGGTCGTGCCGGAGATGCCGAACAAGGAGCAGCGCTATCGCGACTGGATCATGGCCGCTTTGGCTGATGGAAGGCTGTCATGA
- a CDS encoding glutamine amidotransferase, with the protein MTKRILIAGESWTVHSIHQKGFDSFTTTEYAEGVRWLQTALEQGGWDVTYQPAHVAARDFPFAAQDLSVYDCVLLSDIGANTLLLHPDTFTKSKVLPNRLAAIREYVVNGGGLVMVGGYLTFQGIDAKGQYAGSPVEDALPVVMMRGDDRAEAPQGVVPQVVDATHPMVAGLPNMWPALLGYNRLTAKPSASVIATVGDDPLLVAGSFGKGRGVAFASDCGPHWAPPPFVEWDGYGRLWAQIADWAGAKN; encoded by the coding sequence ATGACCAAGCGTATCCTCATCGCCGGCGAATCGTGGACGGTTCATTCCATCCACCAGAAGGGCTTCGATAGCTTCACCACGACCGAATATGCCGAAGGGGTCCGCTGGCTCCAGACCGCCCTCGAGCAGGGCGGCTGGGACGTGACGTACCAGCCAGCCCATGTCGCCGCCCGCGATTTTCCCTTCGCGGCGCAAGACCTGAGCGTCTACGACTGTGTGCTGCTGTCGGACATCGGCGCCAACACCCTGCTACTGCACCCCGACACGTTCACCAAGTCGAAGGTCCTGCCCAACCGGCTGGCGGCGATCCGCGAATACGTGGTCAATGGCGGGGGTCTTGTCATGGTCGGCGGCTACCTGACCTTCCAGGGCATCGACGCCAAGGGACAATATGCCGGCTCGCCGGTCGAGGACGCGCTGCCGGTCGTGATGATGCGCGGAGACGACCGAGCCGAGGCGCCGCAGGGCGTCGTGCCGCAGGTCGTGGACGCTACCCATCCCATGGTTGCGGGACTGCCCAATATGTGGCCGGCGTTGCTGGGCTATAACCGCCTGACCGCCAAGCCCAGTGCCAGCGTCATCGCCACGGTCGGCGATGATCCGCTGCTGGTCGCTGGCAGCTTCGGCAAGGGGCGCGGTGTCGCCTTTGCCTCCGATTGCGGACCTCACTGGGCGCCGCCTCCCTTTGTGGAATGGGATGGATATGGACGCTTGTGGGCGCAGATTGCCGACTGGGCTGGAGCAAAGAACTGA
- a CDS encoding LacI family DNA-binding transcriptional regulator: MATLNDVAAEAGVSPTAVSRYLNRRLDLPQATRDRVDAAIAKLDYRPNVLARRLSTGKAEAISLVTPDIANPFFAELAAAVEREAHASGYAVYISSTSGDLAREVDAIQRMADSHVDGLIMMTNRVDDGTLAGLLAGRDNVVLLDEDIAGVSLPGVFVENAEGAYAATRHLIEAGHRDIALIGGPYRLMSVNERLAGFSRAMSEAGLPMAPGWVMLGEYSRDYGATAAAVMLDAPERPTAILACSDYIAIGVLQAVRERGLVIPDDLSLIGFDDMAFAELVAPPLTTIRQPVAEMGRVAVQHLLSLLGDGPPPPPETRLPVHLVARQSVAPPPAKAQT, from the coding sequence ATGGCGACGCTGAACGACGTCGCGGCAGAAGCCGGTGTATCGCCCACAGCGGTCTCGCGCTACCTGAACCGTCGCCTTGACCTGCCACAAGCTACGCGGGACCGGGTCGACGCCGCCATCGCCAAGCTGGATTACCGGCCCAACGTACTAGCGCGACGGTTGTCGACGGGTAAGGCCGAGGCCATTAGCCTTGTGACCCCCGATATCGCCAACCCCTTCTTTGCAGAATTGGCTGCCGCCGTGGAACGGGAAGCACATGCGAGCGGATACGCGGTGTATATATCATCGACGAGCGGCGACCTTGCGCGGGAGGTGGACGCCATCCAGCGCATGGCTGACAGCCATGTCGATGGTCTCATCATGATGACCAACCGGGTGGACGATGGCACTCTTGCCGGCCTGCTGGCGGGCCGCGACAATGTCGTGTTGCTCGACGAAGACATCGCGGGCGTGAGCCTGCCAGGCGTGTTTGTCGAAAATGCCGAGGGCGCCTACGCTGCCACGCGCCACCTGATCGAGGCGGGCCACCGCGATATAGCGCTGATTGGTGGACCATACCGCCTGATGAGCGTCAACGAGCGCCTCGCCGGCTTTTCCCGTGCCATGAGCGAAGCCGGGCTGCCCATGGCCCCGGGTTGGGTGATGCTCGGCGAATACAGCCGCGACTACGGCGCGACAGCCGCAGCCGTAATGCTCGACGCGCCGGAGCGGCCGACGGCCATCCTGGCTTGTTCGGACTATATCGCCATCGGCGTGCTGCAAGCGGTGCGAGAGCGCGGGCTTGTCATCCCCGACGACCTTAGCCTCATTGGCTTCGACGACATGGCCTTTGCCGAACTGGTCGCCCCCCCTCTTACCACCATCCGTCAGCCGGTCGCCGAAATGGGCCGAGTGGCGGTGCAGCATCTGCTGTCGCTCCTCGGCGATGGTCCTCCTCCGCCGCCGGAGACCCGGCTCCCTGTTCACCTCGTGGCGCGCCAATCGGTGGCGCCACCACCCGCCAAGGCCCAGACATGA
- a CDS encoding creatininase family protein has translation MTAADFSRIAWPEAEARIAAGALAVLALGACEQHGAHLPLTTDTDMAHGVARRLADALSALLLPPITYGDAWTARSFPGTISISPRTLQAMIEDIGSDLQRGGVRGLVLVNGHFGNREPMLLAARYLAGVGLPVCHLDYPGLEALAAEICESEPAAPGFYHADEVETSIMLAVAPASVAMERAAPSYPQFPADFGSQPMQVRDFNPSGVFGDPRPATAAKGEALVDGIVSASLAVIAEWRRRHAI, from the coding sequence ATGACCGCTGCCGATTTTTCGCGCATTGCCTGGCCGGAAGCTGAGGCCAGGATTGCTGCTGGTGCGCTGGCCGTTCTAGCGCTGGGGGCCTGCGAGCAGCATGGCGCACATCTGCCTTTGACCACGGATACCGATATGGCGCATGGCGTCGCGCGACGATTGGCGGATGCCCTGTCGGCCCTGCTCCTCCCACCCATAACCTATGGCGATGCCTGGACGGCACGGAGCTTTCCAGGCACGATTTCGATCTCGCCTCGAACCTTGCAAGCGATGATCGAGGATATTGGGTCCGACCTGCAGCGCGGCGGTGTGCGTGGGCTGGTGCTGGTCAATGGACACTTCGGCAATCGCGAACCGATGCTGCTCGCGGCTCGGTACTTGGCCGGGGTCGGCCTGCCGGTCTGCCATCTCGACTATCCCGGCCTGGAGGCTCTGGCCGCCGAAATTTGCGAAAGCGAGCCGGCCGCGCCAGGCTTCTACCATGCCGACGAGGTGGAGACGTCCATCATGCTCGCCGTAGCACCGGCGTCCGTGGCGATGGAGCGCGCGGCGCCATCATACCCCCAGTTTCCGGCTGACTTCGGATCACAACCCATGCAGGTGCGAGACTTCAACCCGTCTGGTGTGTTCGGCGACCCGCGCCCGGCCACCGCGGCAAAGGGTGAGGCTCTGGTCGATGGCATCGTATCCGCAAGCCTGGCCGTCATCGCGGAATGGAGACGCCGTCATGCGATATAG
- a CDS encoding amidohydrolase family protein, giving the protein MASVLLRDANVLTVDRQDTVHMAGWIALADGRITGVGPAANCPDGAGFDEVLSLPGHIVMPGLVNAHTHSAMVLFRGRSEGQSLLTMDGWYNSIREPELSLQANDIGPAVALSCAEMALSGTTTFCDQYFFAEEIADAAAESGLRAVVAYGIVQLGDEARGSEELSRAAAFIERQRSSDGRVVPWFGPHAPYVDNSEELLRAEVAMAVKYGVGMHLHMAAGPEDNEQTMARYGLTATQALSRDGFFAGRVHAAHCLDLTEDDIAIFAAAPAASVSYNATAGLRSGREGICPAVKLREAGVVVALGTDNVAANNSYDMIAEMRVAGLVASHREGRAQPLSSRDLVRMATIDGARALGLDHETGSLEAGKAADIIAIDISGAGYSETPDLETLLVYSGSGRDVTRVWVAGEQVVDNRRLTRRPLSEIRQDYSVTYQDFWARVAAARMVA; this is encoded by the coding sequence ATGGCTTCTGTTCTGCTCCGCGATGCTAACGTTCTGACGGTAGACCGCCAGGACACGGTCCACATGGCGGGGTGGATTGCGCTAGCCGACGGCAGGATCACCGGCGTGGGGCCGGCCGCCAATTGCCCGGACGGGGCGGGGTTTGACGAGGTTCTCTCGTTGCCGGGTCACATCGTCATGCCGGGCCTCGTCAATGCGCATACGCATTCGGCAATGGTGCTGTTTCGCGGCCGGTCCGAGGGGCAAAGCCTGCTTACCATGGACGGTTGGTATAATTCGATCCGCGAACCTGAGCTGTCGCTCCAAGCCAACGACATAGGCCCGGCCGTTGCCCTGTCCTGCGCAGAGATGGCGCTGTCGGGCACCACTACGTTCTGCGACCAATACTTCTTTGCCGAGGAAATCGCTGATGCTGCCGCCGAGAGCGGCCTGCGGGCAGTCGTCGCCTATGGCATCGTGCAGCTGGGCGACGAGGCGCGCGGCAGCGAAGAACTATCCAGGGCCGCTGCCTTCATCGAGCGCCAACGCTCGTCTGACGGACGGGTAGTCCCCTGGTTTGGACCACACGCACCTTACGTCGACAACTCGGAGGAACTGCTGCGGGCGGAGGTTGCCATGGCGGTCAAATACGGCGTCGGCATGCATCTCCATATGGCGGCTGGTCCCGAGGACAATGAACAAACCATGGCGCGCTATGGGCTCACCGCAACGCAGGCATTGTCACGAGACGGTTTCTTTGCCGGTCGCGTCCACGCCGCCCACTGCCTCGACCTGACCGAAGACGACATCGCGATCTTCGCGGCCGCACCGGCCGCCTCGGTGTCCTACAATGCCACTGCCGGCCTGCGCTCGGGTCGTGAGGGTATCTGCCCGGCGGTGAAGTTGCGCGAAGCCGGCGTGGTGGTTGCTCTCGGTACCGACAATGTCGCGGCAAACAATTCCTACGACATGATTGCCGAGATGCGCGTAGCTGGTTTGGTCGCATCCCACCGCGAGGGTCGCGCCCAGCCGCTTTCCAGCCGTGACCTTGTGCGCATGGCCACCATCGATGGTGCGCGGGCACTGGGGCTCGATCACGAAACCGGTTCGCTCGAAGCCGGCAAGGCGGCCGACATCATAGCCATCGACATCTCGGGCGCCGGCTATTCGGAAACGCCGGACCTTGAAACCCTGCTGGTCTATTCCGGCAGCGGGCGTGACGTAACCCGTGTCTGGGTCGCGGGCGAGCAAGTGGTAGACAATCGCCGCCTGACCCGCCGACCGCTGTCGGAAATCAGGCAAGATTATTCCGTGACCTATCAAGACTTTTGGGCCCGCGTCGCCGCCGCCCGTATGGTGGCCTGA
- a CDS encoding BMP family lipoprotein yields the protein MSLKLLSRRAFAGLTLAAGLMSSTAAIAQEYTAENPLKVALVLHGTLGDKSFFDSAAAGMEKASAELPVDIKIIELGYDRSKWQAGLADATDSGYDVIIAGTFDMTGYIVELAPEYPDVKFIDFDDSPDFTACECSNVLAVQYGTSTAGYLAGYAAAKVSTSGILGTIIGMEFPTVTDFKTGFDEGAKDANPDIQILNAVAGTFSDPAKGKEIGLAQLNQGADVIFPIAGGTGLGALQAVKEAGGGKLAVGVDSDQATIFAASDQAQADVIFTSVEKKVGESLFLALQGTIDGSQEYGQRILLGLADGAVGISKNAQYEALVPADVRAEIDVLEAKIISGEITVATDMK from the coding sequence ATGTCGCTGAAACTACTCTCCCGCCGTGCCTTTGCCGGCCTGACCCTTGCCGCCGGCCTCATGTCCTCAACTGCGGCGATTGCCCAGGAGTATACTGCCGAGAACCCACTCAAGGTCGCGCTCGTCCTGCATGGCACGCTGGGTGACAAGAGCTTCTTCGACTCCGCGGCCGCCGGCATGGAAAAGGCCAGCGCCGAGCTGCCGGTGGACATAAAAATCATCGAACTGGGCTATGACCGCTCCAAGTGGCAGGCCGGCCTCGCCGACGCGACCGATTCCGGTTATGACGTCATCATCGCTGGTACCTTCGACATGACCGGCTACATCGTCGAGCTGGCGCCCGAATATCCGGACGTCAAGTTCATCGACTTCGACGACTCGCCGGACTTTACCGCTTGCGAATGCAGCAACGTTCTGGCCGTGCAATACGGCACCTCGACAGCTGGCTACCTCGCCGGCTATGCGGCCGCCAAAGTCTCGACCTCAGGCATACTGGGCACCATCATCGGCATGGAGTTCCCCACCGTTACCGACTTCAAGACCGGCTTCGACGAGGGTGCCAAGGATGCCAATCCAGATATTCAGATCCTGAATGCCGTCGCCGGCACCTTCTCGGATCCGGCAAAGGGCAAGGAGATTGGTCTGGCCCAGCTTAACCAGGGTGCCGACGTCATCTTCCCGATCGCCGGCGGTACCGGTCTCGGCGCCCTGCAGGCCGTCAAGGAAGCTGGTGGTGGCAAGCTTGCAGTGGGTGTGGACAGTGACCAAGCCACCATCTTCGCCGCCTCCGATCAGGCCCAGGCCGATGTGATCTTCACCTCCGTCGAAAAGAAGGTTGGAGAGTCGCTCTTCCTGGCTCTCCAGGGCACCATCGACGGCAGCCAGGAATATGGCCAGCGTATTCTGCTCGGTCTGGCCGATGGCGCCGTCGGCATCTCCAAGAACGCTCAGTATGAGGCGCTCGTCCCCGCCGATGTCCGCGCCGAGATCGATGTGCTGGAAGCCAAGATCATCTCGGGCGAAATCACCGTCGCCACCGACATGAAGTAA